A single window of Dermacentor albipictus isolate Rhodes 1998 colony chromosome 1, USDA_Dalb.pri_finalv2, whole genome shotgun sequence DNA harbors:
- the LOC135901750 gene encoding pituitary tumor-transforming gene 1 protein-interacting protein-like, with protein MCNVQSATLFFVIACCVSPVVFTSDSTPAATTNQVPAATTEPPVSTTISPQTACAQKTNTSCSDCLAAGTGCYYCSTTRRCGFYPYKRLIPSHDECAYFSEVYWGVCFISLQGTVIAISVVVGTLLLALVVCCCCCCRKRQNSKWLRDMASMEEERRQRQERADERRAERKTRNDDIRRKYGLVRDETPPYTRFDQ; from the exons ATGTGCAACGTTCAGAGTGCGACGTTGTTTTTCGTTATCGCCTGTTGCGTCTCGCCCGTAGTGTTTACATCTGATTCTACACCTGCGGCAACGACAAACCAAGTGCCAGCCGCGACAACGGAGCCTCCAGTGTCTACTACGATATCCCCGCAAACAG CATGTGCTCAGAAGACAAACACATCTTGTTCCGACTGCTTAGCAGCTGGCACAGGG TGTTACTACTGTTCTACAACAAGAAGATGTGGCTTCTATCCATACAAGAGGCTAATCCCAAGCCATGATGAGTGTGCCTACTTCTCAGAAGTATACTGGGGTGTCTGCTTCA TTTCCCTACAAGGAACCGTGATTGCTATCAGCGTGGTCGTCGGCACTCTGTTGCTGGCACTAGTGGtgtgctgttgctgttgttgccgcAAGCGCCAGAACAGCAAATGGCTGCGTGACATGGCTAGCATGGAAGAAGAGCGGAGACAGCGTCAGGAACGTGCAGACGAGCGACGAGCTGAGCGCAAGACACGCAACGATGACATCCGACGCAAATACGGCCTTGTCCGAGACGAGACCCCACCTTACACTCGTTTTGACCAGTGA